From a region of the Flavobacterium sediminilitoris genome:
- a CDS encoding saccharopine dehydrogenase family protein yields the protein MRNILIIGAGRSASSLIKYLLDKSEKEQLQLTIADLSLELAEKKANNHKNARAIEFDIFNEKQRHEEIQKAIIIISMLPAHMHIEVAKDCITYKKHMVTASYISPAMQELDDLAKENGLVLMNEIGLDPGIDHMSAMKVIDEIRDNGGKIMLFESFCGGLVAPESDNNLWNYKFTWNPRNVVLAGQGGAAKFIQEGTYKYIPYNKLFRRTEFLEIEGYGRFEGYANRDSLKYRSVYKLDNALTVYRGTIRRVGYSRAWDILVQLGMTDDSYIIENSEEMTYREFTNSFLPYHPTDTVEIKLRHAQKIDQDDIIWDKLLELDIFNGNKKVELKNATPAQILEKILSEKWTLQPEDKDMIVMYHKFGYEINGEKKQIDSTMVCIGDDQTYTAMAKTVGLPVAIAAIKILNGEIKTPGVQLPIAKEVYIPILKELEEYGVLFNETEKEYMGYNPLNVSS from the coding sequence ATGAGAAACATATTAATAATAGGTGCGGGAAGATCTGCTTCCTCATTAATAAAATATTTATTAGATAAGTCAGAGAAAGAGCAATTACAACTTACTATTGCTGATTTATCACTAGAATTAGCCGAAAAAAAAGCGAACAATCATAAAAATGCTAGAGCAATAGAATTTGATATTTTTAATGAAAAACAGCGCCATGAAGAAATTCAAAAAGCTATAATAATCATATCAATGTTACCTGCTCACATGCATATTGAAGTAGCAAAAGACTGTATTACATATAAAAAACATATGGTTACAGCTTCCTACATTAGTCCTGCAATGCAAGAATTAGATGATTTAGCTAAAGAAAATGGATTAGTTCTAATGAATGAGATCGGACTTGATCCTGGTATAGATCACATGAGTGCCATGAAAGTAATTGATGAGATTAGAGACAATGGTGGAAAGATAATGCTTTTTGAATCATTTTGTGGAGGACTTGTTGCTCCAGAAAGCGATAATAACCTTTGGAACTACAAATTCACTTGGAACCCAAGAAATGTGGTTTTAGCAGGTCAAGGTGGTGCCGCAAAATTTATTCAAGAAGGAACTTATAAATATATTCCATATAATAAATTATTTAGAAGAACTGAGTTTCTTGAAATTGAAGGATATGGTCGTTTTGAAGGATATGCGAATAGAGACTCTCTAAAATATAGAAGTGTTTACAAATTAGACAATGCCTTAACAGTTTATAGAGGAACTATTAGAAGAGTAGGATATTCAAGAGCTTGGGATATTTTAGTTCAACTTGGAATGACTGATGATTCTTATATCATTGAAAATTCTGAAGAGATGACATATCGTGAATTCACAAACTCATTTCTACCTTATCATCCTACTGACACTGTTGAAATTAAACTTAGACATGCTCAAAAAATTGACCAAGATGATATTATTTGGGACAAACTTTTAGAATTAGACATTTTTAACGGAAACAAAAAAGTAGAATTAAAAAACGCGACTCCTGCTCAAATTTTAGAAAAAATTCTTTCTGAAAAATGGACATTACAACCAGAAGATAAAGACATGATTGTGATGTATCATAAATTTGGGTATGAAATAAATGGTGAGAAAAAACAAATAGATTCTACAATGGTTTGCATAGGAGATGACCAAACCTATACCGCGATGGCTAAAACAGTTGGTTTACCTGTTGCAATTGCAGCCATCAAAATTTTAAATGGAGAAATTAAAACACCTGGTGTACAACTACCTATTGCTAAAGAAGTTTATATTCCCATTTTAAAAGAATTAGAAGAATATGGTGTTCTATTTAATGAAACTGAGAAAGAATATATGGGCTACAATCCTTTAAATGTTAGCAGCTAA
- a CDS encoding DUF423 domain-containing protein, producing the protein MDKKILLTALVLGLVAIILGAFGAHGLKKSLTTEALSTFEVGVRYQMYHALFLLFVSTANFLSLKEKMIIFYLVLIGVLLFSGSIYLLSTSSITLIKTKVLGPITPIGGLFLIASWGYMFYSVLVKNSI; encoded by the coding sequence ATGGATAAGAAAATTCTTTTAACGGCACTTGTATTAGGATTGGTAGCAATAATATTAGGAGCGTTTGGTGCTCATGGATTAAAAAAAAGTTTAACAACGGAAGCTTTGTCTACTTTTGAAGTAGGAGTAAGGTATCAAATGTATCATGCATTGTTTCTATTGTTTGTTTCCACTGCTAATTTTTTAAGTTTAAAAGAGAAAATGATTATTTTTTATTTAGTATTAATAGGTGTTTTGCTGTTTTCAGGGTCAATATATTTATTATCAACAAGTAGCATAACATTAATAAAAACAAAAGTATTAGGGCCTATAACACCTATTGGGGGACTTTTTTTAATTGCTTCATGGGGGTACATGTTTTATAGTGTTTTGGTAAAAAATAGCATTTAA
- a CDS encoding zinc-dependent metalloprotease: MKINFVKTKKVLFPTLLICLFLFQNQTIEAQSKRKKEKEKEASLLAAKAKKPEKKTIEELVKQSKKIEGLFTIYQDTVTGSIQMLINEDQIDKEYIYFNQIADGVSDAGSFRGSYNDSKVFKIQKYFDKIEFITQNTSYYFDPNNPISKSQKANLSEGNMSSEKILAHDSDKKLYLISANDLFLKETLSQIKPSRSPLASPHSFSLGSLDKDKTKINSIRNYPENTDIAVEYIYSNQSVLNGGSNAVSDARNVSIKVYHSLISMPENNYEVRFDDPRVGFFTTQVDDQTSTSSTAYRDLVHRWNLVKKDPNAVLSEPVTPITWWIENTTPIEWRETITEGVLKWNIAFEKAGFKNAIVVKVQPDDATWDAGDIRYNVLRWTSSPNPPFGGYGPSFVNPKTGEILGADIMLEYVHFTNRVLYDKIFDLSASSAEAYPISFQKNNPKMCSLGHVMHENRMFGQALLSSAATSDLEMARMKKESMIALIMHEVGHTLGLNHNMKASHLFSPEELSNPDFIKGKALTGSVMDYADINITLDRTKQGQYYDTSVGPYDIWAIQFGYTPFKSESEKVNLLNKSTQPELIFGNDADDMRAPGKAIDPRVMIGDLSNDPISYSIGRFKLVDNMMKNAKTKFSKTGESYQELRRIYYILSNQKNVSAGVISRFIGGVYVDRAMSGQINATQPYTPVSLDDQKRAMNALETYVFAPDAFKAPNELYNYLALQRRGYNFFNGPEDPKIHSQVLSYQNNILNHILHPNTLQRIVDSELYGNQYKLSMFMTDLNNAIFKADTNSNINTFRQNLQIEYTNRLINILKDDKKNMYSNVVKSMALYNIKNIKRMMSPSTPVDISTKAHKEYITTLINNNLEEVK; encoded by the coding sequence ATGAAAATTAATTTTGTTAAAACAAAAAAAGTCCTTTTCCCTACACTTTTAATTTGTTTGTTTTTATTCCAAAATCAAACTATAGAGGCACAAAGTAAAAGAAAGAAAGAGAAGGAGAAAGAAGCGAGCTTATTAGCTGCAAAAGCAAAAAAGCCCGAAAAAAAGACTATTGAAGAATTAGTAAAACAAAGCAAAAAAATTGAAGGCTTATTTACTATTTATCAAGACACTGTAACAGGTAGCATTCAAATGTTAATTAACGAAGACCAAATTGACAAAGAATATATTTACTTTAATCAAATTGCAGATGGTGTATCTGATGCGGGAAGCTTTAGAGGTTCATATAATGACTCAAAGGTTTTTAAGATTCAAAAGTACTTCGATAAGATAGAATTTATCACACAAAATACTTCTTATTATTTTGACCCAAACAATCCTATTTCAAAATCACAAAAGGCTAATTTGAGTGAAGGAAATATGTCTAGTGAAAAGATTTTAGCTCATGATAGTGATAAAAAATTATATTTAATATCAGCCAATGATCTATTCCTTAAAGAAACACTTTCACAAATTAAACCTTCAAGATCTCCATTAGCATCTCCACATTCCTTTTCTCTTGGAAGTTTAGATAAAGACAAAACAAAGATAAATTCGATTAGAAATTATCCTGAAAATACAGACATAGCCGTTGAATATATTTACAGCAATCAGTCTGTATTAAATGGCGGTTCTAATGCTGTGTCTGACGCAAGAAACGTAAGCATAAAAGTATATCATAGTTTAATTTCAATGCCAGAAAACAATTATGAAGTACGATTTGACGACCCAAGAGTTGGTTTTTTCACTACGCAAGTTGACGATCAAACGTCTACCTCTTCAACAGCATATAGAGATTTAGTTCACAGATGGAATTTAGTAAAAAAAGATCCTAATGCAGTATTATCTGAACCAGTAACTCCAATAACATGGTGGATTGAAAACACAACGCCTATTGAATGGAGAGAAACCATAACAGAAGGTGTATTAAAATGGAATATCGCTTTTGAAAAAGCAGGATTTAAAAATGCTATAGTTGTGAAAGTGCAACCTGATGATGCTACATGGGATGCTGGAGACATTAGATATAATGTATTAAGATGGACTTCATCTCCTAATCCTCCATTTGGTGGTTACGGACCAAGTTTTGTAAATCCAAAAACAGGAGAAATTCTAGGTGCCGATATTATGCTTGAATATGTTCACTTTACAAACAGAGTACTATATGATAAAATATTTGACTTATCTGCGTCTTCAGCAGAAGCATATCCTATATCTTTCCAAAAAAACAATCCAAAAATGTGTTCTCTAGGGCATGTTATGCATGAAAACAGAATGTTTGGTCAAGCCTTATTATCTTCAGCAGCTACTTCTGATTTAGAAATGGCTAGAATGAAAAAAGAGTCAATGATAGCATTAATCATGCACGAGGTTGGTCATACTTTAGGATTAAATCATAATATGAAAGCAAGTCATTTATTCTCTCCTGAAGAATTAAGTAATCCTGATTTTATAAAAGGGAAAGCTTTAACGGGTTCTGTAATGGATTATGCTGACATTAATATAACTTTAGACAGAACAAAACAAGGACAATACTACGATACTTCTGTTGGGCCTTATGATATTTGGGCAATACAATTTGGTTACACTCCTTTCAAATCGGAATCAGAAAAAGTTAATTTGCTTAATAAATCGACTCAACCTGAATTAATTTTCGGAAATGATGCAGATGATATGCGCGCACCAGGAAAAGCCATTGACCCAAGGGTAATGATAGGTGATTTATCAAATGATCCTATTTCTTATTCAATTGGTCGATTCAAACTTGTTGACAATATGATGAAGAATGCTAAAACAAAATTTTCAAAAACAGGCGAATCGTATCAAGAGTTAAGAAGAATTTATTATATACTTAGTAATCAGAAAAATGTTTCCGCTGGTGTTATTTCTAGATTTATTGGAGGCGTATATGTTGACAGAGCAATGTCTGGGCAAATAAATGCTACACAACCTTATACTCCTGTAAGCTTAGATGACCAAAAAAGAGCAATGAACGCATTGGAAACATACGTATTTGCTCCTGATGCATTTAAAGCACCTAATGAACTTTACAATTATTTAGCTTTACAAAGAAGAGGATATAATTTTTTCAATGGTCCTGAAGATCCAAAAATTCATAGTCAAGTATTAAGCTATCAAAATAATATTTTAAACCATATTTTACATCCTAATACTCTACAGCGTATTGTTGATTCTGAATTATATGGAAATCAATATAAACTATCAATGTTTATGACTGATTTAAACAATGCAATATTTAAAGCAGACACTAATAGTAACATCAATACATTTAGACAGAATTTACAAATTGAATATACTAATAGACTTATCAACATATTAAAAGATGATAAGAAAAACATGTATTCTAATGTTGTAAAATCTATGGCTTTATATAACATTAAAAACATCAAAAGAATGATGTCTCCTTCTACTCCTGTAGACATCTCTACAAAAGCACATAAAGAATATATCACTACTTTAATCAATAACAACTTAGAAGAGGTTAAATAA